In one Acanthochromis polyacanthus isolate Apoly-LR-REF ecotype Palm Island chromosome 20, KAUST_Apoly_ChrSc, whole genome shotgun sequence genomic region, the following are encoded:
- the tnikb gene encoding TRAF2 and NCK interacting kinase b isoform X27 yields MVVGEASILSPVSTDSTMASDSPARSLDEIDLSALRDPAGIFELVELVGNGTYGQVYKGRHVKTGQLAAIKVMDVTGDEEEEIKAEINMLKKYSHHRNIATYYGAFVKKNPPGMDDQLWLVMEFCGAGSVTDLIKNTKGNSLKEEWIAYVCREILRGLTHLHQHKVIHRDIKGQNVLLTENAEVKLVDFGVSAQLDRTVGRRNTFIGTPYWMAPEVIACDENPDATYDFKSDLWSLGITAIEMAEGAPPLCDMHPMRALFLIPRNPAPRLKSKKWSKKFQSFIESCLVKSHSQRPSTEQLLKHPFIRDLPNERQVRIQLKDHIDRTKKRRGERDETEYEYSGSEEEDEERDVGEPSSIINIPGESTLRRDFLRLQLANKERSELIRRQQLEQQQNEEHKRQLLAERQKRIEEQKEQRRRLEEQQRRERELRKQQEREQRRRYEEMEQLRREEERRHAEREQEYIRRQLEEEQRQLEILQQQLLQEQALLLEYKRKQIEEQRQAERLQRQLQQERAYLVSLQQQQQETPRPPADKKQLYHYKDQAPGSNDKPAWAKEVMRRAQSNSPRVPPKKFHSFREPRDVQLDNLLRLPGYKPRRRRPPSYPAHGSPSRENLHVPRIRVTCVPEPDPSQPVFRRPSRSPESRGRSPGRRVEDHYKMNRQTSPTLQHKVSNRISDPSLPPRSESFSSGGIQQARTPPMHRSVEPQMAHLVQVKSHGLSGSQSLYDPHGVSSSSSASPSPSRPPMPRQNSDPTSDTPPPPPLSRLAPPLDKLDRSSWLRQDDDMPPKVPQRTTSISPALVRKNSPGNGPGLGPRAGAHLIRASNPDLRRTDISMETPLKRTSSGSSSSSSTPSSQGGSNERGNSASKTEGSTLSSHDTKDDNRELTRPSRPADLTALAKELRELRQGEETSRPPVKVTDYSSSSEESHSSEDEEGEGGANDGTVAVSDIPRIMPAASQSTNESFGMMGGHNDSHGDSYGNSSQDGTLMMREYGMGGGGGSKASFTPFVDPRVYGTSPTDDDDNNSASALFADELLKQEQEQARLNEARKISVVNVNPTNIRPHSDTPEIRKYKKRFNSEILCAALWGVNLLVGTENGLMLLDRSGQGKVYNLINRRRFQQMDVLEGLNVLVTISGKKNKLRVYYLSWLRNRILHNDPEVEKKQGWITVGELEGCVHYKVVKYERIKFLVIALKNSVEIYAWAPKPYHKFMAFKSFTDLQHRPLLVDLTVEEGQRLKVIYGSSVGFHVIDVDSGNPYDIYIPSHVRLCRTPSLRLGLRCSQVSLRCSQVWLRCSQVWLRCSQVRLRCSQVRLRCCQVRLRCSQVRLRCSQVRLRCSQVRLRCSQVRLRCSQVRLRCSQVRLRCSQVRLRCCQVRLRCSQVRLRCSQVCLRCSQVWLRCSQVSLRCSRVSLRRNLLSLLDNYSCGYR; encoded by the exons ggtcGCCACGTCAAAACAGGGCAGCTCGCTGCCATCAAGGTCATGGACGTCACCGGA gatgaggaggaggagattaAAGCCGAGATCAACATGCTAAAGAAGTACAGCCACCACAGGAACATCGCCACTTACTACGGAGCCTTCGTCAAGAAGAATCCTCCGGGGATGGACGACCAGCTCTGG CTGGTGATGGAGTTCTGTGGCGCCGGTTCGGTGACAGAtctgatcaaaaacaccaaaggGAACTCTCTGAAGGAGGAGTGGATCGCCTACGTCTGCAGGGAGATCCTCAGG GGTCTGACCCACCTCCACCAGCACAAGGTCATCCACCGAGACATCAAGGGCCAGAACGTCCTGCTGACGGAGAACGCCGAGGTCAAGCTGG tggaCTTCGGTGTGAGCGCCCAGCTGGACCGGACGGTGGGTCGCAGGAACACCTTCATCGGGACGCCGTACTGGATGGCCCCGGAGGTGATCGCCTGCGACGAGAACCCCGACGCCACGTATGACTTCAAG agcgATCTGTGGTCGTTGGGAATCACAGCCATCGAGATGGCCGAGGGAGCTCCAC CTCTATGCGACATGCATCCCATGAGGGCGCTCTTCCTCATCCCCAGAAATCCTGCACCGAGGCTCAAATCCAAGAAATG GTCCAAGAAGTTCCAGTCGTTCATCGAGAGCTGTCTGGTGAAGAGCCACAGCCAGCGGCCGAGCACCGAGCAGCTGCTCAAGCATCCCTTCATCAGAGACCTGCCCAACGAACGGCAGGTCCGCATCCAGCTGAAGGACCACATCGACCGCACCAagaagaggagaggggagaggg ATGAAACCGAGTACGAGTACAGCGGCagcgaggaggaggacgaggagaggGACGTCGGAGAGCCCAG CTCCATCATCAACATTCCCGGCGAGTCGACTTTGAGGCGGGACTTCCTGCGCCTCCAGCTGGCCAATAAGGAGCGATCGGAGCTGATCCGCCGTCagcagctggagcagcagcagaacgagGAGCACAAGCGCCAACTGCTGGCCGAGAGGCAGAAACGCATCGAGGAGCAGAAGGAGCAGCGGCGGCGGCTGGAGGAG CAACAGCGTCGTGAGCGAGAgctgaggaagcagcaggagcgagagcagaggaggaggtaCGAGGAGATGGAGCAGCTccggagggaggaggagaggaggcacGCCGAGAGGGAGCAG GAATATATCCGTagacagctggaggaggagcagaggcaGCTGGAgatcctgcagcagcagctcctgcagGAACAGGCCTTACTGCtg GAGTACAAGAGGAAGCAGATCGAGGAGCAGCGGCAGGCCGAGCGTCTTCAGAGGCAGCTTCAGCAGGAACGCGCTTACCTGgtttctctgcagcagcagcagcaggaaacacCGCGACCGCCGGCCGACAAGAAGCAGCTGTACCACTACAAGGACCAGGCGCCGGGCAGCAACGACAAGCCGGCCTGGGCCAAGGAG GTGATGCGTCGCGCTCAGAGCAACTCTCCTCGAGTCCCTCCTAAGAAGTTCCACTCCTTCAGGGAGCCTCGGGACGTCCAGCTGGACAACCTGCTGCGTCTCCCCGGCTACAAGCCCCGCCGCCGCCGCCCGCCGTCCTACCCGGCCCACGGCAGCCCGTCCAGAGAAAACCTCCACGTTCCCAGGATCCGGGTCACCTGCGTCCCGGAACCCGACCCGTCCCAGCCGGTGTTCCGCCGGCCGAGCAGGAGCCCCGAGTCGAGGGGTCGCAGCCCCGGACGCCGG GTGGAGGATCATTATAAGATGAACAGACAGACTTCTCCTACGTTGCAGCATAAAGTCTCCAACCGGATCTCGGACCCGTCGCTGCCGCCGCGATCCGAGTCCTTCAGCAGCGGAGGCATCCAGCAGGCCAGGACTCCGCCCATGCACCGATCCGTAGAGCCTCAG ATGGCCCACCTGGTGCAGGTGAAGAGTCACGGCCTGTCGGGCTCCCAGTCCCTGTACGACCCCCACGGCGTGTCCTCGTCCTCCTCGGCGTCGCCCTCCCCCTCCCGGCCTCCCATGCCCCGGCAGAACTCCGACCCCACCTCCGACACCCCTCCTCCCCCGCCCCTGTCCCGCCTGGCACCCCCCCTCGACAAGCTGGATCGCAGCTCCTGGTTGCGGCAGGACGACGACATGCCGCCCAAG gttccTCAGAGAACCACCTCCATCTCTCCTGCTCTGGTCAGGAAGAACTCTCCTGGAAACGGGCCGGGCCTCGGTCCTCGGGCCGGAGCCCACCTGATCCGGGCCAG caaccccGACCTGCGGAGGACCGACATTTCCATGGAGACGCCCCTGAAAAGGACGAGCAGCGgcagctcctccagctccagcacccccagcTCCCAGGGAGGCTCCAACGAGAGAG gtaaTTCGGCCTCTAAGACTGAAGGTTCAACTCTTTCCTCCCACGACACCAAAGACGACAACAGAGAGCTGACCAGACCCAGCAGGCCTGCA GATCTGACTGCTTTGGCCAAAGAGCTGAGGGAGCTGCGACAGGGCGAGGAGACGAGCCGGCCGCCGGTCAAAGTCACCGACTACTCGTCCTCCAGCGAAGAGTCCCACAGCAGCGAGGATGAGGAGGGAGAGGGCGGAGCCAACGACGGCACGGTGGCGGTCAGCGACATCCCACGGATCAT gccGGCGGCGAGTCAAAGCACCAACGAGTCGTTCGGGATGATGGGAGGACACAACGACTCTCATGGAGATTCGTACGGAAACAGCTCTCAGGACGGAACGCTGATGATGAGAGAG TACGGGATGGGAGGCGGTGGAGGATCCAAGGCTTCCTTCACGCCATTTGTTGATCCGAGGGTCTACGGGACTTCTCCGACCGACGACGACGATAATAACTCTGCCTCAG CGCTATTTGCTGACGAGCTGCTGAAGCAGGAACAGGAGCAGGCCAGACTCAATGAGGCCAGAAAGATCTCTGTGGTCAACGTCAACCCAACCAACATCCGACCGCACAGCGACACGCCTGAGATCCGGAAATACAAGAAACGCTTCAACTCCGAGATCCTGTGTGCCGCTCTGTGGG gcGTGAACCTGCTGGTGGGAACCGAGAACGGCCTGATGCTGCTGGATCGGAGCGGTCAGGGCAAAGTTTACAACCTGATCAACCGACGGCGCTTCCAGCAGATGGACGTCCTGGAGGGACTCAACGTCCTGGTGACCATCTCAG GGAAGAAGAACAAGCTGCGTGTTTACTACCTGTCCTGGCTGAGGAACAGGATATTACACAACGACCCTGAAGTGGAGAAGAAGCAGGGCTGGATTACTGTTGGCGAGCTGGAGGGCTGCGTTCACTACAAAGTCG TCAAGTACGAGAGGATTAAATTCTTGGTGATTGCTCTGAAGAATTCGGTGGAAATCTACGCCTGGGCGCCTAAACCTTACCACAAGTTCATGGCCTTCAAG TCCTTCACTGACCTGCAGCACCGCCCCCTGCTGGTGGACCTGACCGTGGAGGAGGGCCAGAGGCTGAAGGTCATCTACGGATCCAGCGTCGGATTCCACGTCATCGATGTCGACTCCGGAAACCCCTACGACATCTACATCCCCTCACATGTAAGACTCTGTAGAACACCAAGTTTAAGACTTGGGTTAAGGTGTAGTCAGGTTAGTTTAAGGTGTAGTCAGGTTTGGTTAAG GTGTAGTCAGGTTTGGTTAAGGTGTAGTCAGGTTAGGTTAAGGTGTAGTCAGGTTAGGTTAAGGTGTTGTCAGGTTAGGTTAAG GTGTAGTCAGGTTAGGTTAAGGTGTAGTCAGGTTAGGTTAAGGTGTAGTCAGGTTAGGTTAAG GTGTAGTCAGGTTAGGTTAAGGTGTAGTCAGGTTAGGTTAAG GTGTAGTCAGGTTAGGTTAAGGTGTAGTCAGGTTAGGTTAAGGTGTTGTCAGGTTAG GTTAAGGTGTAGTCAGGTTAGGTTAAGGTGTAGTCAGGTTTGTTTAAGGTGTAGTCAGGTTTGGTTAAGGTGTAGTCAGGTTAGTTTAAGGTGTAGTCGGGTTAGTTTAAGGCGTAATTTGTTGAGTTTGTTAGACAACTATAGCTGTGGTTACCGCTAG
- the tnikb gene encoding TRAF2 and NCK interacting kinase b isoform X23 has protein sequence MVVGEASILSPVSTDSTMASDSPARSLDEIDLSALRDPAGIFELVELVGNGTYGQVYKGRHVKTGQLAAIKVMDVTGDEEEEIKAEINMLKKYSHHRNIATYYGAFVKKNPPGMDDQLWLVMEFCGAGSVTDLIKNTKGNSLKEEWIAYVCREILRGLTHLHQHKVIHRDIKGQNVLLTENAEVKLVDFGVSAQLDRTVGRRNTFIGTPYWMAPEVIACDENPDATYDFKSDLWSLGITAIEMAEGAPPLCDMHPMRALFLIPRNPAPRLKSKKWSKKFQSFIESCLVKSHSQRPSTEQLLKHPFIRDLPNERQVRIQLKDHIDRTKKRRGERDETEYEYSGSEEEDEERDVGEPSSIINIPGESTLRRDFLRLQLANKERSELIRRQQLEQQQNEEHKRQLLAERQKRIEEQKEQRRRLEEQQRRERELRKQQEREQRRRYEEMEQLRREEERRHAEREQEYIRRQLEEEQRQLEILQQQLLQEQALLLEYKRKQIEEQRQAERLQRQLQQERAYLVSLQQQQQETPRPPADKKQLYHYKDQAPGSNDKPAWAKEVMRRAQSNSPRVPPKKFHSFREPRDVQLDNLLRLPGYKPRRRRPPSYPAHGSPSRENLHVPRIRVTCVPEPDPSQPVFRRPSRSPESRGRSPGRRVEDHYKMNRQTSPTLQHKVSNRISDPSLPPRSESFSSGGIQQARTPPMHRSVEPQMAHLVQVKSHGLSGSQSLYDPHGVSSSSSASPSPSRPPMPRQNSDPTSDTPPPPPLSRLAPPLDKLDRSSWLRQDDDMPPKVPQRTTSISPALVRKNSPGNGPGLGPRAGAHLIRASNPDLRRTDISMETPLKRTSSGSSSSSSTPSSQGGSNERGNSASKTEGSTLSSHDTKDDNRELTRPSRPADLTALAKELRELRQGEETSRPPVKVTDYSSSSEESHSSEDEEGEGGANDGTVAVSDIPRIMPAASQSTNESFGMMGGHNDSHGDSYGNSSQDGTLMMREYGMGGGGGSKASFTPFVDPRVYGTSPTDDDDNNSASALFADELLKQEQEQARLNEARKISVVNVNPTNIRPHSDTPEIRKYKKRFNSEILCAALWGVNLLVGTENGLMLLDRSGQGKVYNLINRRRFQQMDVLEGLNVLVTISGKKNKLRVYYLSWLRNRILHNDPEVEKKQGWITVGELEGCVHYKVVKYERIKFLVIALKNSVEIYAWAPKPYHKFMAFKSFTDLQHRPLLVDLTVEEGQRLKVIYGSSVGFHVIDVDSGNPYDIYIPSHVRLCRTPSLRLGLRCSQVSLRCSQVWLRCSQVWLRCSQVRLRCSQVRLRCCQVRLRCSQVRLRCSQVRLRCSQVRLRCSQVRLRCSQVRLRCSQVRLRCSQVRLRCSQVRLRCCQVRLRCSQVRLRCSQVCLRCSQVWLRCSQVSLRCSRVSLRRNLLSLLDNYSCGYR, from the exons ggtcGCCACGTCAAAACAGGGCAGCTCGCTGCCATCAAGGTCATGGACGTCACCGGA gatgaggaggaggagattaAAGCCGAGATCAACATGCTAAAGAAGTACAGCCACCACAGGAACATCGCCACTTACTACGGAGCCTTCGTCAAGAAGAATCCTCCGGGGATGGACGACCAGCTCTGG CTGGTGATGGAGTTCTGTGGCGCCGGTTCGGTGACAGAtctgatcaaaaacaccaaaggGAACTCTCTGAAGGAGGAGTGGATCGCCTACGTCTGCAGGGAGATCCTCAGG GGTCTGACCCACCTCCACCAGCACAAGGTCATCCACCGAGACATCAAGGGCCAGAACGTCCTGCTGACGGAGAACGCCGAGGTCAAGCTGG tggaCTTCGGTGTGAGCGCCCAGCTGGACCGGACGGTGGGTCGCAGGAACACCTTCATCGGGACGCCGTACTGGATGGCCCCGGAGGTGATCGCCTGCGACGAGAACCCCGACGCCACGTATGACTTCAAG agcgATCTGTGGTCGTTGGGAATCACAGCCATCGAGATGGCCGAGGGAGCTCCAC CTCTATGCGACATGCATCCCATGAGGGCGCTCTTCCTCATCCCCAGAAATCCTGCACCGAGGCTCAAATCCAAGAAATG GTCCAAGAAGTTCCAGTCGTTCATCGAGAGCTGTCTGGTGAAGAGCCACAGCCAGCGGCCGAGCACCGAGCAGCTGCTCAAGCATCCCTTCATCAGAGACCTGCCCAACGAACGGCAGGTCCGCATCCAGCTGAAGGACCACATCGACCGCACCAagaagaggagaggggagaggg ATGAAACCGAGTACGAGTACAGCGGCagcgaggaggaggacgaggagaggGACGTCGGAGAGCCCAG CTCCATCATCAACATTCCCGGCGAGTCGACTTTGAGGCGGGACTTCCTGCGCCTCCAGCTGGCCAATAAGGAGCGATCGGAGCTGATCCGCCGTCagcagctggagcagcagcagaacgagGAGCACAAGCGCCAACTGCTGGCCGAGAGGCAGAAACGCATCGAGGAGCAGAAGGAGCAGCGGCGGCGGCTGGAGGAG CAACAGCGTCGTGAGCGAGAgctgaggaagcagcaggagcgagagcagaggaggaggtaCGAGGAGATGGAGCAGCTccggagggaggaggagaggaggcacGCCGAGAGGGAGCAG GAATATATCCGTagacagctggaggaggagcagaggcaGCTGGAgatcctgcagcagcagctcctgcagGAACAGGCCTTACTGCtg GAGTACAAGAGGAAGCAGATCGAGGAGCAGCGGCAGGCCGAGCGTCTTCAGAGGCAGCTTCAGCAGGAACGCGCTTACCTGgtttctctgcagcagcagcagcaggaaacacCGCGACCGCCGGCCGACAAGAAGCAGCTGTACCACTACAAGGACCAGGCGCCGGGCAGCAACGACAAGCCGGCCTGGGCCAAGGAG GTGATGCGTCGCGCTCAGAGCAACTCTCCTCGAGTCCCTCCTAAGAAGTTCCACTCCTTCAGGGAGCCTCGGGACGTCCAGCTGGACAACCTGCTGCGTCTCCCCGGCTACAAGCCCCGCCGCCGCCGCCCGCCGTCCTACCCGGCCCACGGCAGCCCGTCCAGAGAAAACCTCCACGTTCCCAGGATCCGGGTCACCTGCGTCCCGGAACCCGACCCGTCCCAGCCGGTGTTCCGCCGGCCGAGCAGGAGCCCCGAGTCGAGGGGTCGCAGCCCCGGACGCCGG GTGGAGGATCATTATAAGATGAACAGACAGACTTCTCCTACGTTGCAGCATAAAGTCTCCAACCGGATCTCGGACCCGTCGCTGCCGCCGCGATCCGAGTCCTTCAGCAGCGGAGGCATCCAGCAGGCCAGGACTCCGCCCATGCACCGATCCGTAGAGCCTCAG ATGGCCCACCTGGTGCAGGTGAAGAGTCACGGCCTGTCGGGCTCCCAGTCCCTGTACGACCCCCACGGCGTGTCCTCGTCCTCCTCGGCGTCGCCCTCCCCCTCCCGGCCTCCCATGCCCCGGCAGAACTCCGACCCCACCTCCGACACCCCTCCTCCCCCGCCCCTGTCCCGCCTGGCACCCCCCCTCGACAAGCTGGATCGCAGCTCCTGGTTGCGGCAGGACGACGACATGCCGCCCAAG gttccTCAGAGAACCACCTCCATCTCTCCTGCTCTGGTCAGGAAGAACTCTCCTGGAAACGGGCCGGGCCTCGGTCCTCGGGCCGGAGCCCACCTGATCCGGGCCAG caaccccGACCTGCGGAGGACCGACATTTCCATGGAGACGCCCCTGAAAAGGACGAGCAGCGgcagctcctccagctccagcacccccagcTCCCAGGGAGGCTCCAACGAGAGAG gtaaTTCGGCCTCTAAGACTGAAGGTTCAACTCTTTCCTCCCACGACACCAAAGACGACAACAGAGAGCTGACCAGACCCAGCAGGCCTGCA GATCTGACTGCTTTGGCCAAAGAGCTGAGGGAGCTGCGACAGGGCGAGGAGACGAGCCGGCCGCCGGTCAAAGTCACCGACTACTCGTCCTCCAGCGAAGAGTCCCACAGCAGCGAGGATGAGGAGGGAGAGGGCGGAGCCAACGACGGCACGGTGGCGGTCAGCGACATCCCACGGATCAT gccGGCGGCGAGTCAAAGCACCAACGAGTCGTTCGGGATGATGGGAGGACACAACGACTCTCATGGAGATTCGTACGGAAACAGCTCTCAGGACGGAACGCTGATGATGAGAGAG TACGGGATGGGAGGCGGTGGAGGATCCAAGGCTTCCTTCACGCCATTTGTTGATCCGAGGGTCTACGGGACTTCTCCGACCGACGACGACGATAATAACTCTGCCTCAG CGCTATTTGCTGACGAGCTGCTGAAGCAGGAACAGGAGCAGGCCAGACTCAATGAGGCCAGAAAGATCTCTGTGGTCAACGTCAACCCAACCAACATCCGACCGCACAGCGACACGCCTGAGATCCGGAAATACAAGAAACGCTTCAACTCCGAGATCCTGTGTGCCGCTCTGTGGG gcGTGAACCTGCTGGTGGGAACCGAGAACGGCCTGATGCTGCTGGATCGGAGCGGTCAGGGCAAAGTTTACAACCTGATCAACCGACGGCGCTTCCAGCAGATGGACGTCCTGGAGGGACTCAACGTCCTGGTGACCATCTCAG GGAAGAAGAACAAGCTGCGTGTTTACTACCTGTCCTGGCTGAGGAACAGGATATTACACAACGACCCTGAAGTGGAGAAGAAGCAGGGCTGGATTACTGTTGGCGAGCTGGAGGGCTGCGTTCACTACAAAGTCG TCAAGTACGAGAGGATTAAATTCTTGGTGATTGCTCTGAAGAATTCGGTGGAAATCTACGCCTGGGCGCCTAAACCTTACCACAAGTTCATGGCCTTCAAG TCCTTCACTGACCTGCAGCACCGCCCCCTGCTGGTGGACCTGACCGTGGAGGAGGGCCAGAGGCTGAAGGTCATCTACGGATCCAGCGTCGGATTCCACGTCATCGATGTCGACTCCGGAAACCCCTACGACATCTACATCCCCTCACATGTAAGACTCTGTAGAACACCAAGTTTAAGACTTGGGTTAAGGTGTAGTCAGGTTAGTTTAAGGTGTAGTCAGGTTTGGTTAAG GTGTAGTCAGGTTTGGTTAAGGTGTAGTCAGGTTAGGTTAAGGTGTAGTCAGGTTAGGTTAAGGTGTTGTCAGGTTAGGTTAAG GTGTAGTCAGGTTAGGTTAAGGTGTAGTCAGGTTAGGTTAAG GTGTAGTCAGGTTAGGTTAAGGTGTAGTCAGGTTAGGTTAAG GTGTAGTCAGGTTAGGTTAAGGTGTAGTCAGGTTAGGTTAAG GTGTAGTCAGGTTAGGTTAAGGTGTAGTCAGGTTAGGTTAAGGTGTTGTCAGGTTAG GTTAAGGTGTAGTCAGGTTAGGTTAAGGTGTAGTCAGGTTTGTTTAAGGTGTAGTCAGGTTTGGTTAAGGTGTAGTCAGGTTAGTTTAAGGTGTAGTCGGGTTAGTTTAAGGCGTAATTTGTTGAGTTTGTTAGACAACTATAGCTGTGGTTACCGCTAG